The following proteins are encoded in a genomic region of Thioclava nitratireducens:
- the ppsA gene encoding phosphoenolpyruvate synthase encodes MTTKKEVIPFDSLRREDVALVGGKNSSLGEMVQELGAKGIQVPPGFATTADAYRMFLEENKLTEAIAGYLADYDADKISLHVAGQSIRDTIVAGDWPASTVAAIREAYRDLSKRAGVPEVSVAVRSSATAEDLPDASFAGQQETYLNVSGEEELLTACRKCYASLFTDRAITYRKLRGFNHLDVALSVGVQQMVRSDIGGSGVMFSIDTETGFDKVVLISAAWGLGENVVQGAVTPDEFQVYKPFLGKTGIKPIIERKLGAKEIKMIYAGPDAPNPVRNVPTSKAERGRFVLSDDEVLDLAQQAATIEAHYGQPMDMEWAKDGVTGKLYIVQARPETVQSRVSAGSLRRYTIGAHGPVVVNGLSVGEQIATGRVCLIEDVKDIDDFVDGSILVTSTTDPDWVPVMKRASAIITDHGGRTSHAAIVSRELGVPAVVGCGDATHVLHDEQEVTVCCAEGDEGLVYDGFAEFTVEDLNLDAVPETKTKVMLNLANPAIAARWWRLPIDGVGLARMEFVISNTIRVHPMALLHFSDIQEAEVREEIETLTRGYEDKSEYFVDQLALGLSRIAAVAYPNPMILRLSDFKTNEYADLLGGRQFEPVESNPMIGWRGASRYYDPAYVDGFRLECRAIRRLREEAGFDNVLVMVPFCRTPEEADRVLAVMAEEGLVRGSNGLQIYVMCEVPSNVILAEAFAERFDGFSIGSNDLTQLTLGIDRDSDRLATLFDERHAAVQWMIRTVIEKAHGVGAKVGLCGQAPSNYPEFARTLVEFGIDSISVTPDSFLKVKGHVAEAEGKG; translated from the coding sequence ATGACGACGAAGAAAGAAGTCATTCCTTTCGATAGCTTACGCCGCGAAGATGTCGCGCTTGTGGGCGGCAAGAACTCTTCGCTCGGCGAGATGGTGCAGGAGTTGGGCGCCAAGGGTATTCAGGTCCCGCCGGGCTTCGCCACCACCGCCGACGCCTATCGGATGTTTCTTGAAGAGAACAAACTGACCGAGGCCATCGCGGGCTATCTTGCGGATTACGATGCCGACAAGATCAGCCTGCATGTCGCGGGGCAAAGCATTCGCGACACCATCGTGGCCGGGGACTGGCCTGCCTCGACCGTAGCCGCGATCCGGGAGGCGTATCGCGATCTGTCCAAGCGGGCAGGGGTGCCCGAGGTCTCCGTCGCCGTGCGCTCGAGCGCGACGGCCGAAGACCTTCCCGATGCCAGCTTCGCCGGTCAGCAGGAGACCTATCTCAACGTCTCGGGCGAGGAGGAGCTTCTGACCGCCTGCCGCAAGTGCTATGCCTCGCTCTTCACCGACCGCGCGATCACCTATCGCAAGCTCAGAGGGTTCAATCACCTCGATGTCGCGCTCTCCGTGGGCGTCCAGCAGATGGTACGCTCCGATATCGGCGGGTCGGGGGTGATGTTCTCGATCGACACCGAAACCGGCTTCGACAAGGTCGTGCTGATCAGCGCGGCCTGGGGCTTGGGCGAAAACGTCGTGCAAGGCGCGGTCACGCCGGACGAGTTTCAGGTCTACAAGCCGTTCCTCGGTAAGACGGGGATCAAACCGATCATCGAGAGGAAGCTCGGCGCGAAAGAGATCAAGATGATCTATGCCGGGCCGGACGCTCCGAACCCGGTGCGCAACGTGCCCACCTCGAAAGCCGAACGCGGTCGGTTCGTCCTGTCGGATGACGAAGTGCTCGACCTCGCGCAGCAAGCGGCGACCATCGAAGCGCATTACGGGCAGCCGATGGACATGGAATGGGCCAAGGACGGCGTCACGGGCAAGCTTTACATCGTGCAGGCGCGCCCCGAGACGGTTCAGTCGCGAGTCTCCGCCGGGTCTTTGCGGCGTTACACGATCGGCGCGCACGGTCCGGTCGTCGTCAACGGTCTGTCGGTGGGCGAGCAGATCGCGACCGGGCGGGTCTGCCTGATCGAAGACGTCAAGGATATCGACGATTTCGTGGACGGCTCGATCCTTGTCACCTCGACGACGGACCCCGACTGGGTGCCGGTGATGAAACGGGCCTCGGCGATCATCACCGATCACGGCGGCAGAACCAGCCATGCCGCCATCGTCAGCCGCGAGTTGGGTGTTCCCGCCGTCGTCGGGTGTGGAGATGCGACCCATGTGCTGCATGACGAGCAGGAGGTGACCGTCTGCTGCGCCGAAGGGGACGAGGGTCTGGTCTATGACGGCTTTGCCGAGTTCACGGTCGAAGATCTGAACCTCGACGCGGTGCCGGAAACCAAGACCAAGGTCATGCTAAACCTCGCCAATCCGGCCATTGCCGCGCGCTGGTGGCGGCTGCCGATCGATGGTGTCGGTCTGGCGCGGATGGAATTCGTGATCTCGAACACGATCCGGGTCCACCCGATGGCGCTGCTGCATTTCTCCGACATTCAGGAGGCGGAAGTGCGGGAGGAAATCGAAACCCTCACAAGGGGATACGAGGACAAGTCCGAATATTTCGTCGATCAACTGGCGCTCGGCCTGTCTCGGATCGCCGCCGTAGCCTATCCGAACCCGATGATCCTGCGGCTGAGCGATTTCAAGACGAACGAATATGCCGACCTGCTTGGCGGGCGGCAGTTCGAGCCAGTGGAATCCAACCCGATGATCGGCTGGCGCGGGGCCTCGCGCTATTACGATCCGGCCTATGTCGACGGGTTCCGGCTGGAATGTCGGGCGATCCGTCGGCTGCGCGAAGAGGCCGGGTTCGACAATGTGCTGGTGATGGTTCCGTTCTGCCGGACGCCCGAGGAAGCCGACCGCGTGCTGGCGGTGATGGCCGAGGAAGGGCTGGTGCGCGGATCGAACGGGCTGCAGATCTACGTGATGTGCGAAGTGCCCTCGAACGTCATCCTCGCCGAAGCCTTCGCCGAGCGGTTTGACGGGTTCTCCATCGGGTCCAACGATCTGACGCAGCTGACCCTCGGCATCGATCGCGACAGCGACAGGCTCGCGACGCTCTTCGACGAACGCCATGCCGCGGTTCAGTGGATGATCCGGACGGTCATAGAGAAAGCGCATGGCGTGGGCGCGAAGGTCGGTCTCTGCGGTCAGGCGCCCTCGAACTACCCTGAATTCGCCCGCACACTGGTGGAGTTCGGGATCGACTCGATCTCGGTGACACCGGACAGCTTCCTGAAGGTGAAAGGCCATGTCGCGGAGGCCGAAGGCAAAGGGTGA
- a CDS encoding ABC transporter ATP-binding protein, with translation MAAGISLQGVRKRFGTNEVIKGIDLEIEAGEFIVLVGPSGCGKSTLLNLIAGLETLSDGHIDIAGRRVDDTPPRDRDIAMVFQSYALYPTKTVRENITFGMQTRHVPRADQTKAVEEFSTLLQIHPYLDRKPGQLSGGQRQRVAMGRALVRKPEVFLFDEPLSNLDAKLRIEMRTEIKKLHQRLGKTVVYVTHDQIEAMTLATRIAVMDNGHIRQVAEPGAIYDDPVDLFVAGFMGSPPMNMLPGVLRRGGPEGVSVEVAEGAAEALRFPLSQNLAERITAPDGQKVVLGLRPEVIFMAGTELPGPDRFVFERPVDLVEPTGPDTMIVFALGETEVIARVRPEDALPPGAPFSFEVDMGKAKVFDAETGLRL, from the coding sequence ATGGCAGCGGGAATTTCCCTTCAGGGCGTGCGCAAACGCTTCGGGACCAACGAGGTGATCAAGGGCATCGACCTCGAGATCGAGGCGGGCGAGTTCATTGTCCTCGTCGGGCCCTCGGGCTGCGGCAAGTCGACCCTGCTCAACCTGATCGCCGGGCTCGAGACGCTGAGCGACGGCCATATCGACATCGCGGGGCGACGGGTCGACGACACCCCGCCGCGCGACCGCGACATCGCGATGGTGTTCCAGTCCTATGCGCTCTACCCGACCAAGACGGTGCGTGAGAACATCACCTTCGGGATGCAGACCCGCCACGTCCCGCGCGCCGATCAGACCAAAGCCGTCGAGGAGTTCAGCACGCTTCTGCAGATCCATCCCTATCTCGACCGCAAGCCCGGCCAGCTTTCGGGCGGCCAGCGCCAGCGCGTCGCAATGGGCCGCGCGCTCGTGCGCAAGCCCGAAGTGTTTCTGTTCGACGAGCCCCTGTCGAACCTCGACGCCAAACTGCGGATCGAGATGCGCACCGAGATCAAGAAGCTGCACCAGCGGCTCGGCAAGACCGTCGTCTATGTCACCCACGACCAGATCGAGGCGATGACGCTGGCGACACGGATCGCGGTGATGGATAACGGCCATATCCGTCAGGTGGCCGAGCCCGGCGCGATCTACGACGATCCGGTGGACCTGTTCGTCGCGGGCTTCATGGGCTCGCCGCCGATGAACATGCTGCCCGGTGTCCTGCGCCGCGGGGGGCCGGAAGGCGTATCTGTCGAAGTGGCGGAGGGCGCGGCAGAAGCGCTTCGGTTCCCCTTGTCCCAAAATCTCGCGGAGCGGATCACCGCCCCCGACGGGCAAAAGGTCGTCCTCGGGCTTCGGCCGGAGGTGATCTTCATGGCTGGGACCGAACTGCCCGGCCCCGACCGTTTCGTCTTCGAACGTCCGGTGGATCTGGTCGAGCCGACCGGACCGGACACGATGATCGTCTTCGCCCTGGGCGAGACCGAGGTGATCGCCCGGGTCCGGCCCGAGGACGCCCTGCCCCCGGGCGCGCCCTTCAGCTTTGAGGTCGATATGGGCAAGGCCAAGGTCTTCGACGCCGAGACCGGGCTGCGCCTCTAA
- a CDS encoding carbohydrate ABC transporter permease, protein MSARSTGGIVRRKGLHHGLMRALLFVVLGLFCIYYLIPLLVMISTSLKSLAEIREGSLISPPQALDFSAWEKAWNSACVGVRCNGLAPYVWNSVMMTVPAVAISTILGALNGYALTKWRFRGADTIFALMLFGAFIPFQVILLPMARVLGQLGLAGTVPGLILVHTVYGLAFTTLFFRNFFIGVSDGIIQAAKVDGAGFFGIFFRLVLPMSLPAIVVTVIWQFTQIWNDFLFGVAFTIGDSNPVTVALNNVVNTSTGVKEYNVDMAAAIIAALPTLAVYVLAGAWFVRGLSAGAVKG, encoded by the coding sequence ATGAGCGCACGCAGCACAGGCGGGATCGTCCGGCGCAAGGGGCTGCATCACGGCCTGATGCGCGCGCTGCTCTTCGTGGTGCTCGGGCTGTTCTGCATCTACTACCTGATCCCGCTTCTGGTGATGATATCGACCTCGCTGAAATCGCTGGCCGAGATCAGGGAGGGCTCACTCATCAGCCCGCCGCAGGCGCTCGACTTCAGCGCCTGGGAGAAGGCGTGGAACAGCGCCTGCGTGGGCGTGCGTTGCAACGGGCTTGCGCCCTATGTCTGGAACTCGGTGATGATGACCGTCCCGGCGGTGGCGATCTCGACGATACTGGGCGCGCTCAACGGCTATGCGCTGACCAAGTGGCGCTTTCGCGGCGCCGATACGATCTTCGCGCTGATGCTGTTCGGCGCCTTCATTCCGTTTCAGGTGATCCTTCTGCCGATGGCGCGGGTGCTGGGCCAACTCGGGCTTGCGGGCACGGTCCCGGGGCTGATCCTCGTGCACACGGTCTATGGCCTCGCCTTCACGACCCTGTTCTTCCGCAACTTCTTCATCGGGGTTTCGGACGGCATCATTCAGGCGGCGAAGGTCGACGGGGCGGGTTTCTTCGGAATTTTCTTCCGGCTCGTGCTGCCGATGTCGCTGCCCGCGATCGTGGTCACCGTGATCTGGCAGTTCACCCAGATCTGGAACGACTTCCTGTTCGGCGTCGCATTCACGATCGGCGACAGCAACCCGGTGACGGTGGCGCTCAACAACGTGGTGAACACCTCGACCGGGGTGAAGGAATACAACGTCGACATGGCCGCGGCGATTATCGCGGCCCTGCCGACGCTGGCGGTCTATGTCTTGGCCGGGGCGTGGTTCGTGCGCGGTCTCTCGGCCGGAGCGGTGAAAGGGTAG
- a CDS encoding carbohydrate ABC transporter permease — MARFGRALERRLPAIVVSPLFAASLFFVYGFIGWTAYISLTRSGVMPDYQFDGVSQYVRLWQTPRWYVAIRNLFIFSGLFISISMAIGILLAILLDQKVRIEGVIRTIYLYPMALSFIVTGTVWKWMLNPGLGLERLMHQAGFESFRFDWLVNSHYAIYTVVIAAVWQSSGYAMALFLAGLRSVDDEVLKAAAIDGAGPWRTYTGIVLPMLRPVFLSTVIILAHLAIKSFDLVIALTGGGPGYATDMPATFMYSFAFQRSELGVAAASATMMLMTVIAIIVPYLYSELRKTAG, encoded by the coding sequence ATGGCAAGGTTCGGGCGGGCGCTGGAAAGGCGCCTGCCCGCGATTGTCGTCTCTCCGCTTTTCGCGGCGAGCCTGTTCTTCGTCTACGGCTTCATCGGCTGGACGGCCTATATCTCGCTGACCCGCTCGGGGGTGATGCCCGACTACCAATTCGACGGGGTGAGCCAATATGTCCGTCTCTGGCAGACGCCGCGCTGGTACGTGGCGATCCGCAACCTGTTTATCTTTTCGGGCCTGTTCATCTCGATCTCGATGGCGATCGGCATCCTTCTGGCGATCCTGCTCGACCAGAAGGTGCGCATCGAGGGGGTGATCCGCACGATCTACCTATACCCGATGGCGCTGAGTTTCATCGTCACCGGAACGGTCTGGAAATGGATGCTGAACCCCGGCCTCGGCCTGGAGCGGTTGATGCATCAGGCCGGGTTCGAGAGCTTCAGATTCGACTGGCTGGTGAACTCGCATTACGCGATCTACACGGTGGTGATCGCGGCCGTCTGGCAAAGCTCGGGCTATGCGATGGCGCTGTTTCTGGCCGGGCTCCGCTCGGTCGATGACGAGGTGCTGAAAGCGGCGGCGATCGACGGCGCGGGCCCGTGGCGCACTTATACCGGGATCGTGCTGCCGATGCTGCGACCGGTGTTCCTCTCCACCGTCATCATCCTCGCCCATCTCGCGATCAAGAGCTTCGATCTGGTGATCGCGCTGACTGGCGGGGGGCCGGGCTATGCCACCGACATGCCCGCCACCTTCATGTATTCCTTCGCCTTTCAGCGCAGCGAGCTGGGCGTAGCGGCGGCGAGTGCCACGATGATGCTTATGACGGTCATCGCGATCATCGTGCCCTATCTCTACTCGGAACTGAGGAAGACAGCCGGATGA
- a CDS encoding ABC transporter substrate-binding protein, translating to MHICKAMMAAVSVAGALSASAARADGTVEVLHWWTSGGEAKAVGELKKAFEAEGGEWIDSPIAGGGGDAAMTALRARVVAGNPPTAVQLKGPGIQEWAQQGALNDVQSVADEGNWDDVLPPALAEIMKYEGKYVAAPVNIHRVDWIWANPEVLKKAGVEGMPTTWDEFNAAADKLQAAGIVPLAHGGQPWQDATLFEDVVLGIGGADFYRKALVELDPEALTSDMMVKSFDQLRKLRGYVDPNFSGRDWNLATAMVMRGEAGFQIMGDWAKGEFLAAGKVPEKDFLCWPTPGKGFVLNSDSFTFFKVEGEDRIEGQKVLARLIMSPEFQKVFNLAKGSIPARTDVPLDDFDACAKRSHEDLLAAIENDTLVPSMTHEMAVPRSVRGEFLDLVTAFFNSDMSSEDAVKQLAAAVKRAQEN from the coding sequence ATGCATATTTGTAAAGCCATGATGGCGGCGGTGAGTGTCGCTGGCGCGCTCTCGGCCAGCGCCGCGCGGGCGGATGGCACGGTCGAGGTTCTGCACTGGTGGACCTCCGGGGGCGAGGCCAAGGCCGTCGGAGAACTGAAGAAAGCCTTCGAGGCCGAGGGCGGGGAATGGATCGACTCGCCGATCGCGGGCGGTGGCGGCGATGCCGCGATGACCGCGCTGAGGGCGCGCGTCGTGGCCGGAAACCCGCCGACCGCCGTGCAGCTCAAAGGGCCCGGCATTCAGGAATGGGCCCAGCAAGGCGCGCTCAACGACGTCCAGTCCGTGGCGGATGAGGGCAATTGGGACGATGTGTTGCCGCCGGCGCTGGCCGAAATCATGAAATACGAAGGCAAATACGTCGCAGCGCCGGTCAACATCCACCGCGTCGACTGGATCTGGGCCAACCCCGAGGTGCTGAAGAAAGCGGGCGTCGAAGGCATGCCCACGACATGGGACGAGTTCAACGCAGCCGCCGACAAGCTGCAGGCGGCGGGTATCGTGCCGCTCGCCCATGGCGGTCAGCCTTGGCAGGACGCGACGCTGTTCGAAGACGTGGTGTTGGGAATCGGTGGGGCCGATTTCTACCGCAAGGCGCTGGTGGAGCTCGATCCGGAGGCCCTGACCTCGGACATGATGGTCAAATCCTTCGATCAGCTGCGCAAGCTGCGTGGCTATGTCGATCCGAACTTCTCGGGCCGCGACTGGAACCTCGCGACCGCGATGGTGATGCGCGGCGAGGCCGGTTTCCAGATCATGGGCGACTGGGCCAAGGGCGAATTCCTCGCGGCGGGCAAGGTTCCGGAAAAGGATTTCCTGTGCTGGCCCACGCCGGGCAAGGGCTTCGTGCTGAATTCGGACAGTTTCACCTTCTTCAAGGTGGAGGGAGAAGACCGCATCGAGGGCCAGAAAGTGCTGGCGCGGTTGATCATGTCGCCCGAGTTCCAGAAGGTCTTCAACCTCGCGAAAGGGTCGATCCCGGCGCGCACGGATGTGCCGCTCGATGATTTCGACGCCTGTGCCAAACGCTCGCACGAAGACCTGCTGGCCGCGATCGAGAACGACACGCTGGTGCCGTCGATGACGCATGAGATGGCGGTGCCCCGCTCGGTGCGCGGCGAGTTCCTCGATCTTGTGACGGCGTTCTTCAACTCCGACATGAGTTCCGAGGACGCGGTCAAGCAACTCGCTGCCGCGGTCAAGCGCGCGCAGGAAAACTAG
- a CDS encoding cation-translocating P-type ATPase → MQDTDAAPAFVETAEAVLARLSVPFPDGLSAEEAAARLARHGPNALRRQKPRSALSILLHQFQGVIVALLVLATVFSLVINDIVEALAILVVLLLNGAIGFFTELRATRSMEALFSVAEVRTRVRRDGMLREVDAHDLVPGDLVMLEAGDVVTADLRLVEASGLYCDESVLTGESLPVRKITEALPSDVVLGDRSNMAFKGAAVTRGAAIGVVVRTGMETEIGKISQLAMEASTEPTPLEHQLTRLGQRLVWLTIVLAVAIIVTGLAQGHPLTGMIQTGVALAVAAIPEGIPVVATLSLARGMWRMVQRNALISRLSSVETLGATTLILTDKTGTLTENRMSVVQVLLDGGSVNLDGPDSGIADDRLRAALQIGMLCNNAELGDGEDGRIGDPTELALLSAARKLGVSEDGADSRLLQHAFETDSLMMATVHELPQGGMLYATKGAPEAVIAACSEVLGPEGARPLSDEDKASWIARNAEAAGEGLRGIGLAMKQAGGTEEAPYEGLTLVGIACLADPLRKDVPPAIAACQSAGIRVIMLTGDHAETAARIARDAGISEDGVMAIEGRELTGLDLESASDDTLDRLRKASVFARVAPATKLELVSFYQREGETVAMTGDGVNDAPALKKADIGIAMGQRGTQVAREAAHMVLKDDDFATIVEAVRQGRVIFGNLRKFIVYLMSCNLSEILVVGIAVGVGLPAPLLPLQILFLNLVTDVFPALALGMGHGDGHEMSRPPRDRAEPILARREWERIVILGVIVTLATMLAFGGALYGLQLAPGAAVTVAFVTLALGQLWNVFNMREGDTHALRNDVTRNPYVWGALVLCLVLIAGALWLPGLSDVLQLPSPGIAGLTLAGAMSLLPPLLGHLVVSRATRR, encoded by the coding sequence ATGCAGGATACCGACGCCGCACCAGCATTTGTCGAAACCGCCGAGGCGGTGCTGGCGCGTCTGTCCGTGCCGTTTCCGGACGGGCTGTCCGCCGAGGAGGCCGCCGCGCGCCTCGCGCGCCACGGCCCGAACGCCCTGCGCCGTCAGAAACCGCGCAGTGCGCTCAGCATCTTGCTGCATCAGTTCCAGGGGGTGATCGTCGCGCTTCTCGTTCTGGCGACGGTGTTCTCGCTGGTCATCAACGATATCGTCGAGGCGTTGGCGATACTCGTCGTGCTGCTCCTGAACGGCGCGATCGGGTTCTTCACCGAGCTGCGCGCGACCCGTTCCATGGAGGCGCTGTTCAGCGTCGCCGAGGTCCGTACCCGGGTGCGCCGGGACGGGATGCTGCGCGAAGTCGACGCCCACGATCTGGTGCCGGGCGATCTCGTGATGCTCGAGGCGGGCGACGTTGTGACCGCCGATCTGCGGCTGGTCGAAGCGTCGGGGCTTTATTGCGATGAATCCGTGCTGACGGGCGAGTCTCTTCCGGTGCGCAAGATCACCGAAGCGTTGCCCTCCGACGTCGTGTTGGGGGATCGTTCCAATATGGCGTTCAAGGGCGCGGCCGTGACGCGGGGTGCGGCGATCGGCGTAGTGGTGCGCACCGGCATGGAGACCGAGATCGGCAAGATCAGCCAGCTCGCGATGGAGGCCAGCACGGAGCCCACACCGCTCGAACACCAACTGACGCGGCTCGGGCAGCGACTTGTCTGGCTGACGATCGTCCTCGCCGTCGCGATCATCGTCACGGGACTGGCGCAGGGCCACCCGCTCACCGGTATGATTCAGACCGGGGTCGCGCTTGCCGTGGCCGCGATCCCCGAAGGTATTCCCGTCGTTGCCACGCTGTCGCTCGCGCGTGGGATGTGGCGGATGGTGCAGCGCAACGCCCTGATCAGCCGGTTGTCCTCGGTCGAGACGCTCGGGGCGACCACGCTGATCCTGACGGACAAGACGGGGACGCTGACCGAGAACCGGATGAGCGTGGTTCAGGTCTTGCTCGACGGGGGGAGCGTGAATCTGGACGGCCCGGATAGCGGAATCGCGGACGACCGTCTGCGCGCGGCGCTGCAGATCGGCATGCTGTGCAACAATGCCGAGCTGGGGGACGGCGAGGATGGCCGGATCGGGGATCCGACCGAGCTGGCGCTACTGAGTGCAGCGCGAAAGCTAGGGGTGTCCGAAGACGGAGCAGATTCACGCCTGCTCCAGCATGCGTTCGAGACCGACAGCCTGATGATGGCGACGGTCCATGAACTTCCGCAGGGGGGTATGCTCTACGCGACAAAGGGCGCGCCCGAAGCGGTGATCGCTGCGTGCTCCGAGGTTCTGGGGCCGGAGGGTGCGCGTCCGCTGAGCGATGAGGACAAGGCAAGCTGGATCGCCCGCAACGCTGAAGCGGCGGGCGAGGGGTTGCGCGGGATCGGACTCGCTATGAAGCAGGCGGGGGGGACGGAGGAGGCCCCCTATGAAGGGCTGACGCTGGTCGGTATCGCCTGTCTCGCCGATCCCCTGCGCAAGGATGTCCCGCCCGCGATCGCGGCCTGCCAGAGCGCAGGGATACGGGTGATCATGCTGACAGGGGATCACGCCGAGACCGCCGCACGCATCGCCAGAGATGCCGGGATCAGTGAGGACGGTGTAATGGCGATCGAGGGGAGAGAGCTGACAGGTCTCGATCTTGAGAGCGCCAGCGATGACACGCTCGACCGCCTGCGCAAGGCCAGCGTCTTCGCCCGCGTGGCCCCGGCGACGAAACTGGAGCTTGTCAGTTTCTACCAGCGCGAGGGGGAGACCGTCGCGATGACGGGCGACGGGGTGAATGACGCACCGGCGCTGAAGAAGGCCGATATCGGCATTGCGATGGGGCAACGCGGCACCCAAGTCGCCCGCGAGGCGGCGCATATGGTGCTCAAGGACGATGATTTCGCGACCATCGTCGAGGCGGTGCGACAGGGCAGGGTGATATTCGGCAATCTCCGCAAGTTCATCGTCTACCTGATGTCGTGCAATCTCTCGGAGATCCTCGTGGTGGGGATCGCCGTGGGGGTGGGGCTCCCCGCGCCGCTCCTGCCCCTGCAGATCCTGTTTCTCAATCTCGTCACCGATGTCTTCCCGGCGCTTGCGCTTGGGATGGGGCATGGCGACGGACACGAAATGAGCCGTCCGCCCCGCGACCGTGCGGAGCCGATCCTCGCGAGGCGTGAATGGGAACGCATCGTCATTCTTGGGGTCATTGTAACCCTCGCGACGATGCTGGCCTTCGGAGGGGCGCTCTACGGTTTACAGCTTGCCCCCGGGGCCGCCGTCACGGTGGCCTTCGTCACCCTCGCGCTGGGCCAGCTTTGGAACGTGTTCAACATGCGGGAGGGGGACACTCACGCCCTGCGCAATGATGTGACGCGCAACCCTTATGTCTGGGGCGCGCTCGTGCTGTGTCTCGTGCTGATCGCGGGGGCGCTGTGGCTACCCGGGCTCTCCGATGTGCTGCAGCTTCCGTCGCCCGGAATCGCGGGGCTGACGCTCGCCGGGGCGATGAGCCTGCTTCCGCCGCTGCTGGGGCATCTGGTCGTATCGCGCGCAACCCGCAGATAA
- the acsA gene encoding acetate--CoA ligase yields the protein MTWAIIQKSAAERAAATLSEEDRKAFTWDTARAMLDGFPDGGLNIAHEAVDRHVAAGHGDDEAILWLGKDGERQSLSYRDLAARTARFANVLTAHGLEPGDRLFGLAGRVPDLYVAALGTLKAGMIFSPLFSAFGPEPLRTRLEIGEANALITTASIYRRKIAAWRDEIPSLKLVLIIGDEAPEGCVALGPAMAAASEAFETVHTAPEDPALIHFTSGTTGRPKGAVHVHNAVVMHAAAGRYALELTPGTRYWCTADPGWVTGTSFGIISPLVNRVRMIVDEADFDLDRWYGILEREQIEVWYTAPTAIRMMMRAGKEAAEPYDFSTLRFMASVGEPLNPEAVVWGNEVFGKPFHDNWWQTETGGIMIANTRAMDVHPGSMGKPLPGIAAGIVERVDDGLRECKPGEIGELALRPGWPSMMRAYLHEEARYEKCFVGGWYLSGDLAMRDSEGYFWFVGRADDLIKSSGHLIGPFEVESALIEHPAVAEAAVIGLPDETAGEVVKAYVALNPGFEPSEDLERDIRGLARKKLGAAVAPREVVFRKTLPKTRSGKIMRRLLKARELGLPEGDISTLESDER from the coding sequence ATGACTTGGGCGATCATCCAGAAGTCGGCCGCCGAACGCGCCGCCGCCACGCTCTCCGAGGAGGACCGCAAGGCGTTCACATGGGACACCGCGCGGGCGATGCTCGACGGGTTTCCCGATGGCGGATTAAACATCGCGCATGAGGCGGTGGATCGGCATGTCGCTGCGGGTCATGGGGATGACGAGGCGATCCTCTGGCTCGGCAAGGACGGCGAGCGGCAAAGCCTGAGCTATCGTGATCTTGCTGCCCGGACCGCGCGCTTCGCCAATGTTTTGACTGCGCACGGGCTGGAACCGGGCGACCGGCTCTTCGGTCTCGCCGGCCGGGTGCCCGATCTCTACGTCGCGGCGCTGGGCACGCTGAAGGCAGGGATGATCTTCTCGCCGCTCTTTTCCGCCTTCGGACCCGAGCCCCTGCGCACCCGGCTCGAGATCGGCGAGGCCAATGCGCTGATCACCACCGCCTCGATCTATCGCCGCAAGATCGCCGCGTGGCGGGACGAAATTCCCTCGCTCAAACTGGTGCTGATCATCGGCGACGAAGCGCCGGAGGGTTGCGTGGCGCTCGGCCCTGCGATGGCGGCGGCCTCGGAGGCGTTCGAGACGGTTCATACGGCACCCGAAGATCCCGCGTTGATCCATTTCACCTCCGGCACCACGGGCCGCCCGAAAGGCGCGGTGCATGTGCATAATGCGGTGGTAATGCATGCGGCGGCGGGCCGCTACGCGCTCGAACTGACGCCGGGCACACGCTACTGGTGTACCGCCGATCCGGGCTGGGTGACGGGGACATCCTTCGGGATCATCTCGCCGCTGGTGAACCGGGTGCGGATGATCGTTGATGAGGCCGATTTCGATCTCGACCGCTGGTACGGCATCCTCGAGCGCGAGCAGATCGAGGTCTGGTACACCGCGCCCACCGCGATCCGCATGATGATGCGCGCAGGGAAAGAGGCGGCCGAGCCTTACGATTTCTCGACGCTGCGGTTCATGGCCTCGGTGGGCGAGCCGCTCAATCCCGAAGCCGTGGTCTGGGGCAACGAGGTCTTCGGCAAGCCCTTCCACGACAACTGGTGGCAGACCGAGACCGGCGGCATCATGATCGCCAATACCCGCGCGATGGATGTGCATCCCGGCTCGATGGGCAAGCCGCTGCCGGGGATCGCGGCGGGGATCGTGGAGCGTGTCGACGACGGCCTGCGCGAGTGCAAACCCGGCGAGATCGGCGAACTGGCGTTGCGCCCCGGCTGGCCCTCGATGATGCGCGCCTATCTGCACGAAGAGGCGCGCTACGAGAAGTGTTTCGTGGGTGGCTGGTATCTCTCTGGCGATCTCGCGATGCGCGATAGCGAGGGCTATTTCTGGTTCGTCGGTCGCGCCGACGATCTCATCAAATCCTCCGGTCACCTGATCGGCCCCTTCGAGGTCGAAAGCGCGTTGATCGAGCATCCGGCAGTAGCCGAGGCTGCCGTGATCGGCCTGCCCGACGAGACCGCAGGCGAGGTCGTGAAGGCCTATGTCGCGCTCAATCCGGGGTTCGAGCCGTCCGAAGATCTCGAACGCGACATCCGTGGTCTCGCGCGCAAGAAGCTCGGCGCGGCGGTCGCCCCGCGCGAGGTGGTGTTCCGCAAGACCCTGCCGAAGACCCGTTCGGGCAAGATCATGCGCCGTCTGTTGAAAGCGCGCGAGCTGGGCCTGCCGGAAGGCGATATTTCGACGCTGGAGAGTGACGAGAGATGA